In a single window of the Arachis hypogaea cultivar Tifrunner chromosome 6, arahy.Tifrunner.gnm2.J5K5, whole genome shotgun sequence genome:
- the LOC112697130 gene encoding uncharacterized protein: MAKLNDPQEPATFPSKRKPDDPIPQEPLIKTPKLSTFDCNNNSINHLTDSEPLAEKEKSETDVVLDKEAGNGDTKLRNDVVDNDKEHVVEEEEYDDDDDEDDEDDNVEAEVDRKGKGVLRDDKGKGKLIVEEEDDDDDDDDDSDDDSDVDGISGDDSDFSDDPLAEVDLNNILPSRTRRRTFQPGLHIPSKPVDFAAAADDDDDDDSDA; the protein is encoded by the coding sequence ATGGCCAAACTCAACGACCCGCAGGAACCCGCCACATTCCCCTCAAAGCGCAAGCCCGATGATCCAATTCCCCAAGAACCCCTCATCAAAACCCCAAAGCTCTCAACTTTCGACTGCAACAACAACTCAATCAATCACCTCACCGATTCCGAACCTCTCGCCGAGAAGGAGAAATCAGAAACCGATGTCGTTCTAGATAAGGAAGCTGGGAACGGCGACACTAAGCTTCGAAATGACGTTGTCGACAATGATAAGGAACACGTGGTAGAAGAAGAGGAGTATGATGACGACGACGACGAAGACGATGAGGATGATAATGTGGAGGCTGAGGTGGACCGGAAGGGAAAGGGGGTTTTGCGTGACGACAAGGGCAAAGGGAAAttgatagtagaagaagaagatgatgacgaCGACGACGATGATGACAGTGATGATGATTCGGACGTAGACGGCATTTCCGGTGATGACAGTGATTTTTCCGATGATCCGCTTGCGGAGGTTGATTTGAATAACATTCTTCCGTCAAGGACTCGGCGGCGGACGTTTCAACCTGGATTGCACATTCCCAGTAAACCCGTTGATTTTGCCGCTGCtgctgatgatgacgatgatgacgaCAGCGACGCATGA